The genomic stretch TAAACTGCAGGTACCAGCCAAGGCATCCAAATTTGAGGGGTTTTACCCCAAAGTTCAGCTGCTTGTGATAAAAAAGCAAGGCTGCAGGAGAAGCGATCTGTAAATTCTAAGGGCAGGAAGAGTTGTCGTTTGTTGAGCGCCCGGAGAATATGGTGATGTGGCAGCAACATAAAACCTGGAGCAAGATAGCCATCCTCCCTGACCCCCCGCTGTGCGCAGGCTCTGAAATTCCAGCCAGCAATTCCTCCCTCGTGcctggtaattaaaaaaataaaagctcctTTTGGCAGGCATTTCATAGAGCCTCATGTGCTGTTTAAATCTGCTGAGGCCGCCTGGGCATGCCTGAGGAAAGATGCTCTTCGGCAAAGGTCCTCAGAGCATCCCTTCGCCGCTGCCCCGGGGCTGGCAGCACGGCCGGGAGGTGGTGGTGATCTCCTTCTCCACCTCTGCGGGTTGCCTCCTCTGTCACACGAGCATCCTCTCCACGGCGCCAGGAATAGGTACGCAGCAGAGACGGCACCGCTGGTCGCGTGCCAGTTGCCATGGAAATGCAGAGCGATGTATTCTAGAAGTTTTCCTGGAAGGGGAGATGGTTGGAGCGATCGGAGGGGGAGACGGAGGGTGAAGAGATGAAATCCAGTGGCTGGGCTGTGACCCATCAACACACCATGTCCAGTGGCCATCCCAGAGGAATCGCTGCTCCGTCACATCGTGCCAAACACCCCCCTCCCATGCAGTCCGCTGCCAGCTTCAAGATTTTGGGATCCTGCTCCCTTCTCCATCTCAGAGGCCTAGTGGAGGGAGGTTTGGGATGGTCTATAAAGAATCCAGGCTTTGTGGTTGGCTTTTGATGGGTTTTTTGGTGGCGGCGGGTTAAAGGAGATGCCATGCATCCAGAAGAAGGGAGTCATGAAAGGTAATTCAGGGATTCGTGTGGAGCACAGGGTGGTACCACAGCTTGCACGCATATGTGCTCATAGGGCAGCTGTCCCTTTGGGTGCCCACCTCTGTCCCTGCCCCTAACACCatgggagaaggcagcagcccTTCCCAGGgggatttctttaaaatacccAATTCCATCTGCTAATCAGAAACTTCTTGAATATTGAGAATCAGTGCTCAAGATCAGTTGAGCCATTTTCTTGCCCATGAGAGAAGTCCTTGGAAAGGGCATTACCAGCAGGGAATTTCCCAGATATACCCATCACCACAGCAAGTTTTTGATCACCAGGAGGGGGAATTTGTCACCCCGTGTGAGCAGCTGGCAGATTTATCGCATGCACACCCATTTGCTCGGAGGCTCTTCAGAAGCTGCAGGCGTGGAGGCGGTGGGCATGctccaaacaaacagaaagagacGTTTCTTTACCTAAAACTTAGCTCATCTCACAGTGCAGAGGATTCCAAGGGTTCAAAAAGGAATcagacagtgaaaaaaaaatccactgggGACTATTAAATATAGGGCATCAGGTCAAATGCAGAAGATACACGAGCCATGAATAGCTGGGGCTTGGAGAAGACACATGGAAATTACAGTTTTCCATAGGTATCTGTCGGCTTTGGGCTCACAGGCCCAAATTTGGCAGCCCAAGTAGTATTGCCATGAACCAATACTCTGCCCATCCCTTTGGAAAAATGAATTCCAGGCTCAGATCAGTGCCGCCTACCTCTGCCCTTGCCAGCGGCTCTGGGGCTGCCTCCTCTTGCCCAGCCTGCGTGCTGTGACAGGGAAGGTGCTCCCCCgacctcccagctccttgctgccTTGTGGCAAGGCGAGGCAGGAGCATGAGGAAGTTTTGCCTCCTTTTCATGGCAATTTCTCCCTTAAACAGGGCCGGGAGTCCCAGAAGCATCCACCCTCCTGGCCAAAATCTCCCCAGACTGTAGGGAGGGCCGCAGACTGAGCCCCCAAAGATGAAAGTTAGGGGGGAAACAGGACAAAGCCAAGAATTAAGGCTTGATTTCCATGCTATAGCCCCAACTGGGAGCACAGACCGGGAagctggagggaaaggaaggttGATGTGCAATGGATTGTATGCGGCGTGGTGGGAGGTCAGGAGGAAGGTGACCCCTGGGACCAAGCTGACCCCCGGCTCTGCAGGGGAAACACCTGGGTGGATCAGCAGGAACCAGCGAGGAGCGCTCGCCctggctggcagaggcaggcaggcgCCCGGGGATGGTGGCTTGTGCCAGCCGGTTCCAGATGGCAGGTGACTGGGGGAGTCCCGGGCTGGCAGCCTGCGCGCTGCCGGCACGCTTGGAGGGCTGCAACCCTGGGCGAGCTTGGGGCTGAGCAGCCTGTCCCCTGCCAGAAAGCTCAGGTACGCCTTTCGGGCTCCCAGCATCACTGGAGCAAAACAGCTCCTTCCTTTGGGGTCGTCGTTTGCTGCTCCAGGGGTACTCCCACCGCACAGAGGGTGCACGGAGGGAGCAGGAGCCCAAAGCCCTTCTGCTTGGGTGAACCTTTGCTGCGAGATGCCCCGCAGACACACACAGGGCTGCCACAGCAGCTTTCCAAACCGCTTCAGCTCTTAAAGACCTTAAGCAAAGCTTCCTGCAGCATCTCAGGGaccagagaaagagagagaggatcCAAAACTCGAGGCAGAGCCTGAGCTCCGGTACCTCCCCGGGGTGCCTGCGTGCGGCAGGGGGGACCTGGCTGTGGCACGGATTTCCTCCCTGTATTTTTATGACGACACATTTCACCCCAGGAAGGCTATCCCGCCTCCTCGGCAGCCAAGTGCCCCTTCTGGGAAGGGAAACGCTGTGCCAGCACCTGGTCCCGGAGCTTGGCTTTAGTCACGGTCACGTTTTCCCATTACCTCATGCGTGGTGTCACCTCCATGGTCGGAGCTAGCACAGCCACACTCCTCCCAAGGAAACTGCCATCCAAGAGGGTCACTTTAGActggttttttaatataagtGGATCTCTATTTGTCTCAGGcttaaaagacaaaagcatTCATCCAGAGGAAGAGGCCATATTAGACAGTACCTGTACAGCCACCCCTGTGTAGTCAGCAGCGCTTTCCCAAGCAGACAAGGCATATATAAACCACACAataattgtttattttcttgtctgGGGAACTGAAATGCTGCCACTATTTTAGGATCATCTCTGAGGATGAAGAGCTGTTTACAagggctgcctctgccctgcgGCAATAGCAGGGGACCTTCTCATGGCACGTTGGGCTGGTGTCATATAAAAGGTGGGACAGTTTTTTCCATCtccaggagaaaaagagagctGCTTGCCCTGGCAGCAATTGTTCCAGGGATAGGCAGGCGAGAGCGAGGATCTGGACTTCAGAGGCCCTATGCATGCTAAAGCCTGACATCCCAGTTAAAATGTggcacagcaaaataaaataagagcAACCAAGGTCTGATGGGTCCATTTAACACAGCCAAGGAGAGGTGAAGAAGAGAGCAAGGACCCCGAGGTTCACCCCTTGGTCGTATCCCAACAGCATCCAGCAGATCCCCTAAGCAGCAGGTTGAGGTTGTGTTTAGTAGCCACAGGTGGACTATTTTGAACCTGTTTATCATCTTGGTCCCCATGATGTCCTGAAGTGCTGAGTTCCATTTGCATCAAGCACTTCAAGGCTAAATATTGCCTTTGGTTTGCCTGAGTCCCACTTTCTGGCCATTGCACTGGGCTCCCCCCAGGACCTCTGAGATGAGAAACAGTGAATAATTGGATCCCACTCACCATTTCAACACACTGCTAGTTTTCTGGATCTCTCTCCATCCCCTCTTTTATTTCCGACCTGAACCTTACAGCTCATTCCCTCACACTCCCTGAATCACCAGCCAGGCTTAATGCTTCTTTGCACCTTTTCGCCAGCGGTCTCGGTACATTTTGCAGAGGCAACGGTGAACAGCTTGCCCCCAAAGTGGGGAAGCGCTGCTAGACGCATTCCAGAGTGATTTGCCCAAGGTAACGCAGTGAGTCATTGCTGGAGCCAGGAATAGCGCTGGAGCAAGGCCCCGCTTCAGCTGCTGCACCCCGGCTTGAGCATCGCTTGGCCCCGTGGACGTGGATACGGGCACTGCTGCGCATCCCCAAGAGATCTGGCCTTCCAGCAAGGGCTGCAAGCACATGGAGGCAGGGAAAACATGCACGTAGGGGGGCTGCGGAGCGGTCCCTTCCTCCTGTCTGTCTCCTTTGCACCCCGCTGCTTTCTCCTGCAGACCCTGTTGTGGAGGTAACCTTCTCATCAGCCACCTTGCACTGAGAAAGAGCAGGTTTGtacctgtaaatatttttatagatgTGTTTTATAGTGGGCTCTGAACCCGACAGCCAGATTTCCCAGAGAAAaccttcccctccccatccaAACTGCCTGGGCCAGATGCTGCTGCCGATCCGCTCCCCAAAGCGTGGCCGCTCACCCAGGATCAGCTCCAAATCAATGTTGGAAATATGGAAATCTCCAAATAACCAAGCAGGGAAAGCAACCGCCCTCATTCACTGGGGGCTTCACCCCACCGCAGCAGCTGGGGGGGTCGCGAGGATGCTCAAGGCACTGCGGCGGGGGTGGAAGCACCGCCAGGATCCTTCCAAATCACTGCTTGGGTTGGATCCACTCTCAAAATACCCCCCTTTGATGAGTTGGTGGGGTTTGCAGTATGGAtctgccctctcccagcccaAACCCGTGCCTATCGCACACCGGCCTGGGTGGGAGCCATGAACTCGGATGACTGAAACGCGGCGAGGGAGCTGGCCGCAGCgtttgccttctctttttggCCGCTTGCTCGATCGCAGGAGGAGCCAGCATCCACTTCACAGCTCCAAatcaaagcaaatacaaaatgcCAGCAGAAAGTATTGCAAAATCaggcacggggggggggggggggggggataacAAACCCAGCACCTTTCACGCTTCTAGAAGGAACAAGAGCAACAAAAGGcattcagagggaaaaaatagcaTAAGGCGAATAAGAGCCTGGGGAGATGTAAATCTGGAAGAACAGCAGCCCACGTTGGGAGGGGAGCCAAAGCCCCAGTGCATTGCTGCGGCGCAAGGGCCAGAtccggaggggtgcccagcatcccccccccccgctcccccctcGCTGTGGGAACTGCAGGGGCAAAGCTGAAGCCGCAGGAAAGCAAAGGCTGCATGCACACGCTTCTGCTTGCACACGCGTGTGTGCACATGCGTGTGCATGGGTGTGTTGATGCAGGGGGTGTGATGGGGGGGATTgcaggggggtgctgggggggtggggggggggatgctgtgcacacacacagcagcagccgCGGGCCCTGCAGCGATTTGTTAAAAATATCGCGATTATTagttaaaaagagagagatggaaggggaaaaaaacacagaaggagagaaaagggggaggagaagggagggggaggggagggagggggcagcgCGTCACGGGAGAGATTTCCTTATTGGGACTCCCTAGCCTACATCCTGAGTCCATATATGGGCATTTACGTCACGGCAGCCTCACTGGGGACTCCAGAAATGGCTGCGGCGGAAGGTCGGAGCAGCCCCGCTGCAGCTATAAAGGGGGTGGCGGGGAGGGAGAGCCGGGCGTCCGGACGGGCTGCCGCTGCTGCCGGGCCCTGcctgcgccccccccgccccgggacctgccccccccccccccgtccacccaccccccccgggGCTCAGCACCCCCCGGATCGCTCCCGGCACCCGGCCCCAGCATCATCCTGATTGCCCCAAGCTCCCCGGGGCATCATCCCGATTGCCCCAAGGACCCCGGAGCATCATCCCGATTGCCCCAAGCTGCCCGGAGCGTCCCGCAGACCGTCCCTGGTACCTACCCCGAGCACCCCCCGGATCAGCCCGGGCACCCCGCAGCATCCCCCGGCTCGCCCTGAGCATCCCCCGGCtccccccagcccggccccgccgctccaGCCGTGCCTCCGGGGGAGATGCTCAACGTTATGGATTTCTCCTGCCCGGACCCTCTTTACTCTAAATACGAGGAGAGCTGCGAGATGAAAACAGGAGACCTGCAGGGTTTGGGGCAGCCTGAGCAGCAACTTCTGGCAGAAGCCGATTTCCTGGGAGGTAAGGGCAGGGGGGAGCCGGCAGGGATGAGGGACCCTGCTGGGAGCGGTAGCTCCAACTGGGAATCGGGCatctccccatcccctgcccccagcctgctcccagcccctggCTGTGGGTTCAACAGTCTGCTAACCCAGGGTGGGGGTCCTGAGGGGGTCcttttggggaaggggaggtgACAGCCAGGGCTCCCTGTGTGGTCCCGGAGACCCGGCTAGGATGGGGACCTCACAGTGACGCAACATCAGCCTCCCGCTGTTCCCCCGTATCccgccctcctcccccccatccctgcatccctccatccctctaACCGCCATCCCCTCTGCATCCCCAGGTGAGCTGCTGGGCACCCCGATGAGCAGCGGGGCGGTGGATTACTCCCTCCTGGGCAGCCAGCCCTCCCCTTCGCTCAGCTACACCGGCAGCTTCTTCATCAAGGCGGTACCGGAGCATCCCCAGGACCAGGAATCCCTCTTCAACCTGATGTCAGGGATCCTGGGCATCTCCCCCTTCGCCTCCTCCGAGGGCCACCAAAGGCACCTGGATGCTCTTTACCCAGAGGTGGCTCAGAGCCAGCTGGACCTTTACGCCGCCTGCCAGCCCGAAATGAACGGATCCGCCCAAACCCCCTTCCCGGAGCAGGGCTACGGCGGCTTCCCCACAGCGGAGGGTGCGCAACCCCTCCAGGCACAACCCACCTTAGGAAACAACTCGCAGTGCTTCTTCCAGCCCAAGCTCCTAGACAACAAGCAGGACATCAAGCTGCCCTCTGGTTCCCCACCCCTGGACAAATTTAAAGCCTCCTGCACCCAGTGGGAGCCCATCACCCAGCATCAGGCCTACTTGCCCACCAGCTACCATTCTCCTGAAGCCTTCCCGGCTGGGGAGAGCGGCCAGGGGCTGTTCCACCCACTGGCCTCCAAGATGGAAAGCGTCTTGTCCGTCAGCTGCCAGTCAGAGCTCGGCAGCCTGGCAGAGGACGCTGCCTGCTTCGGCGCCCATCTGGGCTTCAGCTGCGAGCCAGAAAACTTCCCAGCCCGTGGGGACTTTGCCGACACCAAGATCCACAACCTCCCTCCTCCGTTAATGCCGGAGTTCGACGCCTCCTTGGCCCAGCCCGAAGTCCTGCCGGGTCTGCTGAGCTCTGCCGAGCTCCTCCATCCTCACCCCTCGCCCTCTGTCCCCCCCACAGACTTTTTGGGCCACGCTACCTCTTCCTccatcccttccctgctgcccaccaACCCTCCTGCCTTAGCCGAGCCCAAGAAGAAGACCCGCCGGACCAAGTGCTCTTCTAAATGCTTCTGCCCGAAACCCCACGAGAAGGCTTTCGCCTGCCCGGTGGAGAACTGCATCCGGAGCTTCGCCCGCTCGGATGAGCTCAACAGGCACCTCCGCATCCATACGGGCCACAAACCCTTCCAGTGCCGCATCTGCCTGAGGAACTTCAGCCGCAGCGACCACCTCACCACCCACATCCGCACCCACACTGGCGAGAAGCCCTTCTCCTGTGACACCTGCGGCCGCCGCTTCGCCAGGAGCGACGAGAAGAAGCGCCACAGCAAGGTCCACCTGAAGCAGAAAGCCCGGACGGAGGAGAAGCTCaaaggtttgggtttcttcTCGGTGGGTCTCTCCTTTGGGACACTGTGAAGCCCCAACCCGAGCGCTGGGAGACAGCGTTTTCCCGAGGTCCCCCGAGCATCTCACGGGAGAGCCGGGGTGGGAATATCCTCCTGGGGTGGCCCCGGAGAAGATGACAGCAGGTTGGGCCGtgccagggaggagaggggcacGCGGGAGGCAGAGGCGATGCCGCAGCGCTGGACCACTGGCTGCGGAGGAGGGATGTGGCAGCTCCGGCCACCCGGAGCCATCTCCAAACTGCGGGGACTGAGTCATTTTTATAGCTCCTATTccaaggaggggaaaaaaccaaaacaaacaaaacaccaatgTACAGAAAGAAATCCCCACCAAGATGGGGGCTTTTATATACCCAAACCCACGGACATCCTGTGTTTGTAGCGACCTGACTGATTTCCCCTGCCAGCACTTTACGTGGAGCTCCCGACTGGTTATTTGGTTATTTACCGGCCGGCACCGTCGGGGGCTGCGGCTGCACCGGTCCTTTCTCCCAAAGGAGAGAGATGCCGCTGGGCTTTGGCAACCGGTGCATAACGGTCCCCTTGGAAAGGTgatgttgttattattattattattttcctgtttgtaaaaaaaaaaaaaaaaaaaaagatctaccGAGGATATTAGAAAATTGTGtctatttttctaattaaagatTTGAGCTAATCTAAGCCCTCGCTGGGGTTGCTCTCTGCCTTTCAATCCCGTATAGCAGCCAACACCAGTGgtatttctgttgtgtttttgaCCTCTAGCTGCCGTGTATGGGGGGAAAAGGTGCTTAAATGATtagcagggagagaaaaatcaatCAGTGCAATGAATGGGTTGGCGACCCTCCTCCCGAGCATCCCCAAATCACTAGGGTGGGTGGTTCAGCCTAGGAAAAGGGTCTTGTCCTGGGGCAGAGCGGGGAAGGGATCCCCACTCCCAGCCAGTGGGTCTCCCTCTGAAAAGGGGAACATGGCTCTGGGTTTATTCCGACAGGGCTGAGCCCTGGAGGGATCTGCCCTACTTGGATCCAGAGCCATGGGGTCTGCTGTGGGGACCCCAAAGCCCAGCCCAGAGCCCCCACCCTGGGCTCCTGGTCCTCCGTGGGGTGTGGCTGCCCCACGTACCCCGTCAGGCTTCACCCACAGGAAATGGGGTGAAATACAGCTCCGCTCCCCGTCTTCAACCTGGCACAtccccagggctggaggagatCCAGGCACCatcaggcagaggcaggcaggcaggatgTGGCCCCCTGCGAAGCCAGGGGGGAGCTGTTTCCTCCCTTTCCGCATTTTAGAGAGCTGAGAGATGCTGAGTCTCCCTTCTCCTGGGACCAGCCAGCAGCCGGATGGCTCAGGAGGAGATTTTGCAGCCTGGAAGGTGCTGCTGATAGCAgatcctccctcctccagcatttaaaaatcaaccAAAACCATATATTCCCAAAATCTCATCCTTCTAACAGGAGATGCTCGCTTTGACGGGGCATTCTGgtctttggttttaattaacTGGGAGGAGAATGTGCCTGTGGGAACGGAGGGAGCTGGGCAGTGGGGACCAGGCGGCACGTCCCCGGCTCGGGGCTTGGCAACCATCATCAGTGCTCAGGCATTTTGGGGATTATTGGCCTTGTCGTGCagagggggaaactgaggcagggaagggATGCTGAGCATGGCTGCAAATCTGCTCTCTCTGGTGGATTTTGTCCCCACCACCAACCCTGGAGAGGGGGGATCTGCCCCCCTGCTGTGTTATGGAGGAGGGAAGTCTTCTTCCCCAGGTGGCCTCATGTCCCACAGCCCTTTACCAACACATAGGCTGGAGCATCCTGGGGCTAAATTCCAGTTATCCCATTATATGGGCAAAATCCACTGCTTGGCACTAAGTGTGCTGTGGGGTGGGAGGACCCCATGGGGGGTAagctgggcaggggctgtggggtccctgaGGACTGCTAGCAGgtctgggatgggggaaggggCTAGAAGGAAAGCTGGCTGAGGGGGAAATCCTAAATGTCCCCTCGGACCTGTCCCTAAGAGCTCACACCTCTGATGGCACCCAAGGGTGCTCGTGCCCCTCGCGTGAGCACCCACTAGCCTGAAGCATTGCTGGCCCCAGCAGCCGAACCATCCCACGTATGCGAGAGCCTGATCCCGAGCGAGGCCCACTCTGTGGGATGCGGATGACCCCAggcaccagaaaaaaacccctttcttcTGGAGGACACCCCACATATTGTTACTAAGGACCTCAGCACCCAAGTTTCCTTCAGGAAGTGGTGTCTTTTGGGCACCTCTCCATGGGACGTCAGCGCTTGCTGGGCAGCaaacagccctgctttcccccGCGCCGCTGGCCATGCATGATGCATGAGGCCTTGATTAATACCCCTCCAAAAATGCATCAATTATTGATTCTGGGTCTGAAAGCTCTGCAAAGGCACTTGGGCTTGAgcctttcccctctgctcccccgACTGGCGCTGCtgagggagggtgggagggaggagggctcCCGCCGCAGCAGCTGGGTGCAGCTGCTtctggggtgggatgggactGAGCACGCGTGCGGGTTTTTAGGAGAGGAGGAGCCATTGCACCCCAAAACCTGGGGCTACTCAATGATGGGGACAACCATTCATCGCCAGGCTGGCACCATCCTGGTCCCGATGCTGCCGCCTTCCCCCACACCAGAGACAAGAAAACACGTcagtgctggagctgggtgCCTTTGGCACTGGGGACCAAGCTGAGGTTCAGGAGGACTGGATCAGGACCAAACCAGGGTGATCAGGGACCAGATCAGGACCAAGCCAGGGACCAAGCTGGGATGTCTGGGGACTGTATCAGGACCAAGCCAGGGACCAAGCCAGGGTGTTTGGGGACCAGAACAGGACCAAGCTGGGGTGCTCAGGGACTGTGTCAGGACCAAACCAGGGTCCTTGCAACTGTGGGTCCAGCCCGGGCTGGAGAAGGAGCAATGCAAGTGCCCAGGCTCAGCCACACACCCCACACTGGCTGGCCCCCCTGCGGGGATGCTCTGCAGTGGTCCCAGCTGGGAGCCTGCCAGGGGCAGGGGCTTTGCTGGTGGGAGCAAGGGTGGGATTGGGagccaggggaggtgccggatGAGGCCAGCGGGCTGCCGCATGGCAGCAAGGCCCGGCGGATGGCCCGCGGTGTTCGTGGGGAGACAGGCAGAGGGAGCTGTGAAGGAGGAAAGCGGCAGAGAGAAACAGTCCGGGCTCAGGCtgcaaaggaggaggaggcggctgCTAGCGCTcgccctccctccttccctccatccctccctccctcgcccCTGCC from Phalacrocorax aristotelis chromosome 4, bGulAri2.1, whole genome shotgun sequence encodes the following:
- the EGR4 gene encoding early growth response protein 4, with protein sequence MLNVMDFSCPDPLYSKYEESCEMKTGDLQGLGQPEQQLLAEADFLGGELLGTPMSSGAVDYSLLGSQPSPSLSYTGSFFIKAVPEHPQDQESLFNLMSGILGISPFASSEGHQRHLDALYPEVAQSQLDLYAACQPEMNGSAQTPFPEQGYGGFPTAEGAQPLQAQPTLGNNSQCFFQPKLLDNKQDIKLPSGSPPLDKFKASCTQWEPITQHQAYLPTSYHSPEAFPAGESGQGLFHPLASKMESVLSVSCQSELGSLAEDAACFGAHLGFSCEPENFPARGDFADTKIHNLPPPLMPEFDASLAQPEVLPGLLSSAELLHPHPSPSVPPTDFLGHATSSSIPSLLPTNPPALAEPKKKTRRTKCSSKCFCPKPHEKAFACPVENCIRSFARSDELNRHLRIHTGHKPFQCRICLRNFSRSDHLTTHIRTHTGEKPFSCDTCGRRFARSDEKKRHSKVHLKQKARTEEKLKGLGFFSVGLSFGTL